The genomic DNA ACGAACTCAATTTACTAAACTATACCGATGTTTATACTTATATAAAAAAACATCAGCCAAATTTTATAATTCATGCCGCCGGTTTAGTTGGAGGTATTCAAGCAAATATCAAACGCCCTGTAGATTTTTTAGTTAAAAATACAGATATGGGTAGAAATATCATATTGGCAGCTAAAGAAAATAATATTCAACAGTTACTTAACCTAAGTAGTTCTTGTATGTATCCTAGAGAAGGTAAAAATCCTTTACAAGAAAATTTAATTCTGAAAGGTGCTTTAGAACCTACCAATGAAGGATACGCTCTTGCTAAAATTTTTGCTACAAAACTTTGCGAATATATCTGTACCGAGAATAACTATTTCCAATACAAAACAGCTATTCCTTGTAATTTATATGGCAAATTTGATAAATTTTCTCCTGAAAATTCTCATATGATTCCTGCCGTTATTAAAAAAATTATAACTGCAAAAAATAAAAAAGAAACAACTGTTACTATTTGGGGAGATGGTACTGTTAGAAGAGAATTTATGTATGCAGAAGATCTTGCAGACTTTATTTTTTACGCTATTGAAAACTTTAGCGAAATGCCAACCAATATAAATGTTGGCTTAGGAAAAGATTATACAATTAATGATTACTATAAAACCATAGCTAAAATCAGCAATTTTGAAGGCAGTTTTATACATGATACTAAAAAACCTGTAGGTATGAAACAAAAACTTGTTGACGTAACAAAACTTAACGAATTTGGTTGGAGTTCTAATACTTCTTTAGAAGAAGGCCTCCGTAAAACAATTGAATTTTATAAACAAAATTATTAATATTATGAAATACCCCTTAGCTTCTTCTACTTGGGACTCGAATGAAATAAAAGCAATCCAGTCTGTTATAAACAAAGATATGTACACTATGGGAGCAAGTGTAAAAGAGTTTGAGCATCAATTTGCTGATTATGTTGGAGCCAAATATGCCGTCATGGTAAACTCTGGCTCTTCTGCAAATTTATTAGCTGTTGCCGCCCTATTTTATACTAAAACTCCCCTACTAAAAAGAGGAGATGAAGTTATTGTTCCTGCCGTTTCATGGTCAACAACATACTATCCTCTATATCAATATGGCTTAAAATTAAAATTTGTTGATATTGATTTGCATACTTTAAATTTTGATTTGGACGCTTTAGAGAATGCTATTTCTGATCAAACTAAAATGATTTTTGCAGTCAATCTTCTAGGCAATTCAAATAATTACGAAACTATCACTAAAATTATAGGAGATAGAAATATTATTTTATTAGAAGATAATTGTGAGTCAATGGGAGCAGAATTCAATAACAAACAAACAGGCACATTTGGAGTTATGGGAACTTTCTCTACTTTTTTCTCTCACCATATGGCTACAATGGAAGGAGGATTAATTTGTACTGATAATGAAGAACTTTACCATATTTTATTAGCTACTAGATCACACGGTTGGACACGTCATCTACCAGAAATTAACAAAGTAGCTAATAAATCAAATAACCAATTTGAAGAATCTTTTCGATTTATCTTACCTGGTTATAATGTTCGTCCTGTAGAAATGAGCGGAGCTATTGGCATTGAACAATTGAAAAAACTACCTTCCTTTATTAAGCAAAGAAGAGAAAATGCAACATATTTTCAATCTCGCTTCAAAAACCATAAAGATTTTTTCATTCAAAAAGAAATAGGCGCTAGTAGCTGGTTCGGATTTAGTTTTGTAATCAAACCTACTTCTACCTTAAAAAGAGAAGAAATTGTACAAAAACTAACTCAAAACAACATAGATTGCCGTCCTATAGTAACAGGTAACTTTGCACGTAAAGAAGTACTCCGATTTTTTGATTATGAAATTTTTGAGAAATTAAAAAATGCTGATTATATTGATAAAAACGGCTTTTTTGTAGGAAACCATCATACTTCTATTAAAGAAGAAATAGACCATTTATATAATATCTTAACAGATTAATCTAACACTAAAAATGTTTGCTCAAGGAAATGCTACTTTACAAAAATATAAAGGGCTGTTGGCTAACCTAGGTTACTTAACAGTTATTAAGGTTTTTAATTTAATCTTACCTCTAATTGTATTTCCTTATTTATTACAAACTCTAGGTTCTCAAAAATATGGCTTGGTCATTTTTGCAGAATCAATAGTAGTTTATCTAGTCATTTTCATAAGTTTTGGCTTTGCTTTATCAGGTACAAAAGAAATTTCTATACATAGAGATAATAAAAAAAAAGTAAATGAAATTGTTAGTAGTGTATATATCATAAAAGGCGTTATTTTTCTTATATCTACCTTCTGCTTCTTTATATTTTCTTCTTTCTTTTTAAAATATAAAGAGCATCAATTGCTTTTTTTTATTACAATGCACTTAGCTTTATACGAGTTTTTATTTCCTTTTTGGGTTTTTCAAGGAATTGAAAAAATGAAATATATTACTTATATTGATTTAATAAGCAGGGTAGTCTTTGTTCTTTTAATTTTCGTTTATATAAAATCTCCTAATGATTATTTATTCGTTCCTACTTTTCAAGGAATCGGTTCAATAATTTCTATTTGTATTGGACTATATATACTTTATACTAAAGAAAAAATAAGGTTTATAATACCTCCTTATGCCGTAATAAAAAAATACGCTAAAGAGAGCCTTTTATACTTTACTTCTACACTATCTATACAAGTATTTACCAACTCTAATAGATTTTTAATAGGCTCTTTCATTGGAATGACTAATTTAGCGTATTATGACATCGTTGAAAAAATTATTAAAATATTAGCGGTTCCTACAACAGTACTTAGAACGGTTTTAATCCCTTTTGTAAATAAAACAAAGGATAAAAAAATTGTACGAAATATCACCAAATTAATGGCTATTAGCTCAATTTTTATTGTTTTTGGAGTTTGGTTATTTGCTAATGAAATTATTTATTTAGTTACGAAGCAACATCATGAAAAAATAAGCTATTACTTAAAAATTTATTCATTAATAATACTACTTTACAATTTGAGCAATTACTATTTAGTAGTTAGTTTAAATGCCTTTGGGTATCAAAAATTATTTATGAAAACAATGCTCTCGTCAGTAGCCTTATATTTAGTTTTGATATTCATTATTTTCTTAGGTAAATTATTTATTGTTGATTATTTCATAAGTGTATTAATCATTGTTGAATTGTTTATTGTTTTTAACACCTATCATATTTCTTATAAAAAAAACTTACTATAAATAAAATCTTAAAAAAATTATGAGCAAACATCCATTGGTTAGCATTGTTACAGTTTCTTTTAATAGCGCAGTAACTATAAAGGATACTATTGAAGGAGTATTACAACAAACATATCCAAATATCGAGTACCTCATTATAGACGGAAAATCTACGGATACTACTTTAGATATTGTAAAATCTTACGAAGATAAATTTGCTGAAAAAAAAATCAGTTATAAATGGTTAAGTGAAAAAGACAATGGAATTTACGACGCTTATAATAAAGGGGTTTCTTTAGCTTCTGGTGATATTATAGGAATAATTAATAGTGATGATTGGTATAATAATAACGCTATTGAAGAAATTATACGTGTTTTTTCAAACCAAAAATTCGCAATTGTTTCTGGTGAAAAAAGGAAAGTCACCCTTCATAAAAAGACATATGGTTTTTATTATAACAAAAAAAATATAGGTAAATACGTTCATAAAGTAATGCCTTTAAATTTTCCTGCAACATTTATTCATAAGACTGTTTACAATAAAATAGGTCTTTATGACACACAATATAAATTGTCAGCCGATTACGATTTAATTTTTAGAGCTTATAAAGCAAATGCTTCTTTTTTATTTACAGATAAGGTAATTGTAAACATGAGAAATTCTGGAGCTACTGGCCAACTAAGTAGCTTATGGCTAACAGCAAAGGAAGATCAACATATTCGTAAAAAAAACAATGTTAAATGGACGAATTTTTACTATTTAAAAAGAATAATTTTTAATTGCTTAGTAATTGGTAGAGATACTTTCAAAAGTTTTTTTATTTTCAAAAAAAAGTAATTTGTACATATCTCTTTAATTATAACAAAGTATCCAGAACTCTCAAAATTGAATAAAAATGATTGATAAGATTAGTAAATTATTAGACATTTTGTTATTACCTTTTATTATTCCTGCTGCATTTATCCTAAAATTTGTTAGAAGGCTTGGTTTAAATCGACTTCCTTTCACTAGAAAAATGCTCGTTAAAATAGGGGTTATACCTATTATAAATCATTATTACGATCCATTTTTCTCTGAAAAAGATTTACAAAAACCTCTAAACGAAGAAAGAAGTTTAATGGGAATTGACTGGAATATCAATGAGCAATTAGCTTTATTAAAAAGCTTTTCTTTTTCTAATGAGTTTTCAGAAATACCAGATGACTATAAAAACGATTTATCTTTTCACTTTAATAATGGTTCTTTTTGCTCAGGAGATGCAGAGTATTGGTATAATATGATACGGTTAAAGCAGCCTAAAAAAATCATCGAAATTGGGTCTGGGCATTCAACTAAAATAGCGCAAAAAGCTATTTTAAAAAATAAAGAATTAAATCTTGAATATAATTGCCTCCATACTTGTATAGAACCTTATGAAATGCCTTGGCTAGAAAAACTTAATATCAATGTTATTAGAGAAAAGGTAGAAAATATTGAATTGAGCTTTTTTAAAACCTTGGAAGAAGGAGATATTTTATTTATTGATTCTTCACATATTATTAAGCCTCAAGGCGATGTTTTATTTGAATACTTTGAAATTTTGCCCATACTAAATAAAGGAGTTATTGTTCATATTCATGATATTTTTTCTCCTAGAAACTATTTGAAAGAATGGGTTATAGATACGCATAGACTTTGGAATGAACAATATCTTTTAGAAGCTTTTTTAAATTCAAATAAAAATTGGAGAATTATTGGTGCTGTAAATTATTTAAAACATAATCATTATGCACTATTACACTCAAAATGTCCTAGACTCACTGTAAATAGAGAACCAGGTTCTTTTTATATTGTAAAAAATTAATTTTTTATTTCTAATACCAAAGCTTCTCGTAAATAATGATTAAAAAACTGTTTTATTTATTTATTTTTTTTGCTCCTTTTACCAGTTTTTTTGCATTATCTGCTTGGTTAAGATTACCTGTTATCATAAATCAATTACTTTTTATTACACTATTAATTACACTCTTAAAAAATAACCGTATAAATACAAAGTGGCTTGTAAAAGAAGATCTTTATTTACTTTCTTTCTTGGGTTTAATTTGGTTAAGCTTTTTTTTAGGTTTTAGAGAAAAAAGAAGTTTTAATCACTCTTTAGCCTATACCAATGCTATTATCTTTTTCTTCTTTTTATCTAAATATATTATTCATTTTTTGCGTGTTTCTTCTATTAAAATAGCAAAAGTATTCTACCTCTCATTCATTTTTAGCTCTATCATTATACTTATTGACTTCATTGGTAAAAATTACTACAATTTTAGTCTTAGAGAAACCTATGCTACAAGTGAATCTTCCAATATGAATTACTTTATTCGATCTAATATGTTTCGTGTAGGAGGGGTTGCTGAAGAACCTGGAAGCATGGCCTTATTTTATAATATTTATTTTGGAGTTTCTTTATATTACCTCTACCAAAAAGACAAAATAAAACTATTTAAATGGCTTTTTATACTCTTTGCTCTTGTTCATTTTGCTATGCTTTCTAATGCTGGAATTACCTTAACCTTAGTGGCTTTAATCATTATATTTTTAATAAATAAATTACAACACAAAGTCATTTCCAAAACCCAACTTTTTTGGATTGTAGGTGTTTTTTCTTTATTAATATTAAGTAGCTTCTTTATAATTTTCTTTGACATTGGTCATAGTAATAAGTTTCTAGAAGATTTTTCTAATAAAATATTCTTTAATGAAAGCCATAAATCTTATTCTTCTAGCGGACAAAGACTGTTGCAATGGCAAAGGGCTTTAGTCAATTTTTTTAAACATCCTATTTTAGGTAATGGTCCTGGGTTTGGTGTTCATGAAGATACAGAAGGTTATTTGAGTATTTATTTAACCATACTCTCTGATATTGGCTTCATTGCTTTTGTCTTTTTTATGGGATTCATCAAAAAAATTATTGAAAAAGTAATGCTATTACCTATACATATTAGAAACTTTATTTTATTCAGTAACATCACTCTTCTCTTTCATATATTCATTGTAGCAGACTTCTACCATGCTCCTATATGGATTTTATTTGCATTCGTTCAGTTGATTTATAGAGAACAAAAAAGTATTCAACCATGACCATTATACATATTATAACCTCACTTGGAATTGGAGGTGCTGAAAAGTTATTAGTAAATGTAGTTAATGAACAAGTAAAGCAACATTCAGTACATATAATTTACCTAAAACCTATTAAAGATTTAGTTCCTGTTTTAGATGCAAACATAAAAGTAAAACAAATTCCTTTAAATTTTTTAACAGTATCCCGATTAAAAAAATATTATAAAACTGTAAAACCAACTGTAATACATACACACTTAGGACATGCAGATTTATTAGGTATTTGGAGTGCTAGAAATCAAAAAGCTAACATTTTTTGTACCATGCATAATATTTATTTTAAAAAGAACTTTTTGGACGCCATCTTTTTTAAATGTTATACTTATCTCTTTTTAAAAATTAGTAAAAACTGTAAAGTTATTTCTATTTCTAAGTCCGTAGAAGAGCACGTTTTAAAAAAATTAAAACTACCTCAAAATCGCTCTTTTTTACTTTATAACGCTATTCCTAATTCTATCAAAGCTTATAAAACAACCAAAAACAAGACCATTAATTTGTTATTTATTGGTAGATTAGAAAAACAAAAATCTATACCTACTTTTCTAAAAGCTATTTATCAACTAAAACAACAACAAAATGTAAATATAACTGCCACGATTGTTGGTGATGGTAGCTTAAAAAAAGAATTAGAAACTCTTGCTAAAAAATTACAAATAAAGCACTTGGTTAATTTTGTAGGAAAACAAGAAGATACGAACCCTTTTTATAATAATGCTGGTATTTTTATTTTGCCTTCAATTTGGGAAGGTTTCGGTATTGTTTTATTAGAAGCTTTTAGAGCAAAAGTTCCTATTATTGCTAGTAATATTGAAGGACCTTCTGAATTGATAAATCATAACGTAAACGGCTTATTATTTGAACCAGAAAACCATATTGAACTAGCCAACCATATCCTACTTTTAATAAATAACTCCTCTTTAAGAGAGCGGCTGGCTCAAAAAGGATTTAGTACTTTTACCGAAAAATTCCAAATCAATACCTACGTTAAAAAATTGAATGAATTATATGAACATTTTTAATAAACTATACAAAGGCAGCGTTATTACAGATATATACGCGCTAATCTTATTTTCCTTAGTATCTCTTTGCTTTGTTTTTACTAGCAAAGTAATCACTCCTACGATCATACTCGTTATTGGTTATCAATTTTACAGGTATTTTAAAAACAAAGTATCAGCTACCTATTTTTTTACTACTTTTTTTTACCTGTTAATATATGCGGCTATCTTCTATGGCAGCATTCATAAAATCATACTCATCGCACTTCTTATTTTTTTAAGTATTTTATACTTTAAAAGGAATATAACTAATACCCCTCGATATACCTCTGAAATTATTATCCTAATTTTTTCTGGGCTTATTCTTATAAATCACTTTATATTTCCTCCTTATTTAAAAGGATTAGATGTATATATTTACTACTTCTTAATACCTTTTTTGTTTTTAGGTATAAAAAAACAAAACTTCAATTTTTCAATAACGAAATCAATAAAAGTATATATATCTTCTATCTTAGTAGCTACTTTTTTCCTATTTATAACGAATATATATCATGGAACACTCTTCTTAAAAACAAATACATTTTTTCCAAAATATATAGGAATTATCCATGTGTATTATGGTATGTTTTTAGGAGCCGCTTGTTGTTTATTACTCTACTTATACGCTGTAAAAAAACACTATTATAATACCTTTATAGATATTTGTATCTTTTCCATATTAGTTATATTACTAGCTTATACAGGAGCTAGAATCTCATTAATCGCTGTAATAATCAGCCTTCTTTTTTATGCATACACAAAAATTAACCTTTCAACTTATAAAAAAGTTTGCTTAGTAGGACTATTACTTTTTGGATTTACCTTTATAGGAACCAAAATACCTCGTGTGCAATACGGCATCCAAGAAATTCAACATCTATATAATGCTGTAAAAACAAATAACAAAGAATATCTAATTAACAATTCATGGCGTAATATGAATCAGCGCTTTTTAGTAACCAAATATACACTACAAGAAATTAAAGAACATTTTCTATTGGGTATAGGTATTCAAAATGTTACAAATCAAATTAGCAATAAAATAATAAAAGATGGATACAAACACTTTAAACCTATAAACTCACACAATCAGTACTTAAATGTAATGGTTTCAATGGGGTTTATTTCTTTTTTATATTTCATATTTCTACTTCTTTATTTTATAAAACAATCTAACAATGCTATATATTTCTTCTTGTTCTTTTTAATTATTATGTTTACAGAATCTATCTTAGTTAGAGGAAAAGGAATATCTTTATTTTTTCTTTTTACTCTCATTTTTTCAGTAAAAAGAAAATCATTAGATGATTAAAATAATTCACATAGCGCGGCCTCTAGGAGGCATTGGAGTTTATATTGATTTATTATCAAAAAATATTGATAATAATACTTTTTCTAATAGTATCATCTGTAATACTAAAGAGAAGGGAATTGACATAAAAAATGCTAACGAAAAAAGTATTACAAAATTTCATGTTAACCTAATACGCGAAATCAGCCCAATAAATGATATCAAATGCTTTTTTAAAATCATAAATATCTTACAGAAAGAAAAACCAACTATTGTACACTGCCATAGTGCTAAAGCTGGGGTTTTAGGTAGGTTTGCTGCTATTGTTTTAAAAATACCTGTCGTATATACACCTCATGCCTACTCTTTTTTAAGTACAAAATCAAAACTTAAAAAGCAACTTTTCAAAGGTGTTGAAAGTCTTTTCCGTTTTTTTAATGCCAATACAATAGCTTGCTCTGCTTCTGAATATCATAGAGCTATTTATGATGTTGGCTTAAAAAAAGAAAAAGTATATGTATGGAATAATTCTATCGAATATCCTATAAAAGCGAAGAATAATAGCAATTTTATATTCCCTGACGAATTTATATGCTCTATTGGGCGTCCTTCTTATCAAAAAAATACAGAACTATTAATCAAATCAATAGCCAAAATAAGGCAAAAAATAAGCACAGTTCATTTAGTCATTTTAGGAGTAGGTCTATATTCTCCATTAATAAAAGATATTGAAGCTTTAATCAAAAAGTACGCCCTTGAAAAAAATATAACATTGGTTCCTTGGTGCGATCGCTTAGAAACCATGGATATACTGAAAAAGTGCCAGATATATACCTCTACTTCAAGATATGAAGGTCTTCCTTACTCTGTTATAGAGGCTTTGGCTTTATCAAAACCTTGCGTAGTAACCAATGTAGATGGAAATAAAGATTTGGTTAAAAACAATTTCAATGGCTTTTTAGTTTCAGAAAATGAAGGTGAAATTGCTAAAAAAATTATTCAGTTATTAAAAGATAAAACTACTAGAACCCTATTTGCCCAAAACGCGCATGAGGACTTCTT from Tenacibaculum maritimum NCIMB 2154 includes the following:
- a CDS encoding GDP-L-fucose synthase family protein; protein product: MKILLTGGTGMVGKNILSYSKNYNHLFLAPNSNELNLLNYTDVYTYIKKHQPNFIIHAAGLVGGIQANIKRPVDFLVKNTDMGRNIILAAKENNIQQLLNLSSSCMYPREGKNPLQENLILKGALEPTNEGYALAKIFATKLCEYICTENNYFQYKTAIPCNLYGKFDKFSPENSHMIPAVIKKIITAKNKKETTVTIWGDGTVRREFMYAEDLADFIFYAIENFSEMPTNINVGLGKDYTINDYYKTIAKISNFEGSFIHDTKKPVGMKQKLVDVTKLNEFGWSSNTSLEEGLRKTIEFYKQNY
- a CDS encoding DegT/DnrJ/EryC1/StrS family aminotransferase, with the protein product MKYPLASSTWDSNEIKAIQSVINKDMYTMGASVKEFEHQFADYVGAKYAVMVNSGSSANLLAVAALFYTKTPLLKRGDEVIVPAVSWSTTYYPLYQYGLKLKFVDIDLHTLNFDLDALENAISDQTKMIFAVNLLGNSNNYETITKIIGDRNIILLEDNCESMGAEFNNKQTGTFGVMGTFSTFFSHHMATMEGGLICTDNEELYHILLATRSHGWTRHLPEINKVANKSNNQFEESFRFILPGYNVRPVEMSGAIGIEQLKKLPSFIKQRRENATYFQSRFKNHKDFFIQKEIGASSWFGFSFVIKPTSTLKREEIVQKLTQNNIDCRPIVTGNFARKEVLRFFDYEIFEKLKNADYIDKNGFFVGNHHTSIKEEIDHLYNILTD
- a CDS encoding oligosaccharide flippase family protein, with amino-acid sequence MFAQGNATLQKYKGLLANLGYLTVIKVFNLILPLIVFPYLLQTLGSQKYGLVIFAESIVVYLVIFISFGFALSGTKEISIHRDNKKKVNEIVSSVYIIKGVIFLISTFCFFIFSSFFLKYKEHQLLFFITMHLALYEFLFPFWVFQGIEKMKYITYIDLISRVVFVLLIFVYIKSPNDYLFVPTFQGIGSIISICIGLYILYTKEKIRFIIPPYAVIKKYAKESLLYFTSTLSIQVFTNSNRFLIGSFIGMTNLAYYDIVEKIIKILAVPTTVLRTVLIPFVNKTKDKKIVRNITKLMAISSIFIVFGVWLFANEIIYLVTKQHHEKISYYLKIYSLIILLYNLSNYYLVVSLNAFGYQKLFMKTMLSSVALYLVLIFIIFLGKLFIVDYFISVLIIVELFIVFNTYHISYKKNLL
- a CDS encoding glycosyltransferase family 2 protein gives rise to the protein MSKHPLVSIVTVSFNSAVTIKDTIEGVLQQTYPNIEYLIIDGKSTDTTLDIVKSYEDKFAEKKISYKWLSEKDNGIYDAYNKGVSLASGDIIGIINSDDWYNNNAIEEIIRVFSNQKFAIVSGEKRKVTLHKKTYGFYYNKKNIGKYVHKVMPLNFPATFIHKTVYNKIGLYDTQYKLSADYDLIFRAYKANASFLFTDKVIVNMRNSGATGQLSSLWLTAKEDQHIRKKNNVKWTNFYYLKRIIFNCLVIGRDTFKSFFIFKKK
- a CDS encoding class I SAM-dependent methyltransferase, with product MIDKISKLLDILLLPFIIPAAFILKFVRRLGLNRLPFTRKMLVKIGVIPIINHYYDPFFSEKDLQKPLNEERSLMGIDWNINEQLALLKSFSFSNEFSEIPDDYKNDLSFHFNNGSFCSGDAEYWYNMIRLKQPKKIIEIGSGHSTKIAQKAILKNKELNLEYNCLHTCIEPYEMPWLEKLNINVIREKVENIELSFFKTLEEGDILFIDSSHIIKPQGDVLFEYFEILPILNKGVIVHIHDIFSPRNYLKEWVIDTHRLWNEQYLLEAFLNSNKNWRIIGAVNYLKHNHYALLHSKCPRLTVNREPGSFYIVKN
- a CDS encoding O-antigen ligase family protein; the encoded protein is MIKKLFYLFIFFAPFTSFFALSAWLRLPVIINQLLFITLLITLLKNNRINTKWLVKEDLYLLSFLGLIWLSFFLGFREKRSFNHSLAYTNAIIFFFFLSKYIIHFLRVSSIKIAKVFYLSFIFSSIIILIDFIGKNYYNFSLRETYATSESSNMNYFIRSNMFRVGGVAEEPGSMALFYNIYFGVSLYYLYQKDKIKLFKWLFILFALVHFAMLSNAGITLTLVALIIIFLINKLQHKVISKTQLFWIVGVFSLLILSSFFIIFFDIGHSNKFLEDFSNKIFFNESHKSYSSSGQRLLQWQRALVNFFKHPILGNGPGFGVHEDTEGYLSIYLTILSDIGFIAFVFFMGFIKKIIEKVMLLPIHIRNFILFSNITLLFHIFIVADFYHAPIWILFAFVQLIYREQKSIQP
- a CDS encoding glycosyltransferase family 4 protein; its protein translation is MTIIHIITSLGIGGAEKLLVNVVNEQVKQHSVHIIYLKPIKDLVPVLDANIKVKQIPLNFLTVSRLKKYYKTVKPTVIHTHLGHADLLGIWSARNQKANIFCTMHNIYFKKNFLDAIFFKCYTYLFLKISKNCKVISISKSVEEHVLKKLKLPQNRSFLLYNAIPNSIKAYKTTKNKTINLLFIGRLEKQKSIPTFLKAIYQLKQQQNVNITATIVGDGSLKKELETLAKKLQIKHLVNFVGKQEDTNPFYNNAGIFILPSIWEGFGIVLLEAFRAKVPIIASNIEGPSELINHNVNGLLFEPENHIELANHILLLINNSSLRERLAQKGFSTFTEKFQINTYVKKLNELYEHF
- a CDS encoding O-antigen ligase family protein; this encodes MNIFNKLYKGSVITDIYALILFSLVSLCFVFTSKVITPTIILVIGYQFYRYFKNKVSATYFFTTFFYLLIYAAIFYGSIHKIILIALLIFLSILYFKRNITNTPRYTSEIIILIFSGLILINHFIFPPYLKGLDVYIYYFLIPFLFLGIKKQNFNFSITKSIKVYISSILVATFFLFITNIYHGTLFLKTNTFFPKYIGIIHVYYGMFLGAACCLLLYLYAVKKHYYNTFIDICIFSILVILLAYTGARISLIAVIISLLFYAYTKINLSTYKKVCLVGLLLFGFTFIGTKIPRVQYGIQEIQHLYNAVKTNNKEYLINNSWRNMNQRFLVTKYTLQEIKEHFLLGIGIQNVTNQISNKIIKDGYKHFKPINSHNQYLNVMVSMGFISFLYFIFLLLYFIKQSNNAIYFFLFFLIIMFTESILVRGKGISLFFLFTLIFSVKRKSLDD
- a CDS encoding glycosyltransferase, translating into MIKIIHIARPLGGIGVYIDLLSKNIDNNTFSNSIICNTKEKGIDIKNANEKSITKFHVNLIREISPINDIKCFFKIINILQKEKPTIVHCHSAKAGVLGRFAAIVLKIPVVYTPHAYSFLSTKSKLKKQLFKGVESLFRFFNANTIACSASEYHRAIYDVGLKKEKVYVWNNSIEYPIKAKNNSNFIFPDEFICSIGRPSYQKNTELLIKSIAKIRQKISTVHLVILGVGLYSPLIKDIEALIKKYALEKNITLVPWCDRLETMDILKKCQIYTSTSRYEGLPYSVIEALALSKPCVVTNVDGNKDLVKNNFNGFLVSENEGEIAKKIIQLLKDKTTRTLFAQNAHEDFLKNYSIQNTIHKLENIYKTILLP